From a single Brassica napus cultivar Da-Ae chromosome C9, Da-Ae, whole genome shotgun sequence genomic region:
- the LOC106417924 gene encoding metal tolerance protein A2 isoform X2, with protein sequence MEGETSSIVEVPSSLFISVVFLLADFFCTSISLSLSKMEVQRQLDYEESHHDHVVQISSVEASLVKAAKKTCGETPCLFFDANSLSREAGDRKAAMKKLLVAVALCSLFIVVEVIGGIKANSLAILTDAAHLFVDVTAFGISLFSLWASGWEATPRKSYGFFRIEVLGALVSVQMIWLLAGFLVYEAIARLHNGGGEVQGSLMFGISAFGLMVNLAMAFLLGHSHGGHSHGHGHDHENQHDHHHHPQLSEALLEENGTRSEKKRNLNLEGAYLHALGDLIQSVGVMLGGAVIWYKPEWKIIDLICTLLFSVIVLGTTLGMSRNILDVLMESTPQEIDADKLEKGVCEMEEVVDVHEMHIWSITPDKITLVCHVKVRPEADGDMVLDKVIDYIKTEYNISHVTIQIERQ encoded by the exons aTGGAAGGAGAGACGAGTAGCATTGTGGAAGTTCCTAGTTCTCTCTTCATCAGTGTAGTTTTTCTTCTTGCTGATTTTTTTTGCACATCtatctcgctctctctctcaaag ATGGAAGTTCAAAGGCAACTTGACTATGAGGAAAGCCATCACGACCACGTGGTTCAGATTTCATCAGTCGAGGCAAGCTTGGTGAAGGCAGCCAAGAAGACATGTGGAGAAACACCTTGCTTGTTCTTTGATGCCAATTCATTATCAAGGGAGGCTGGGGACCGTAAAGCAGCGATGAAAAAACTGTTGGTGGCGGTTGCGCTATGTAGTCTCTTTATCGTCGTTGAAGTGATCGGAGGCATTAAGGCCAACAGCCTAGCTATTCTCACTGATGCTGCTCATCTTTTCGTGGATGTAACAGCTTTTGGAATTTCCTTGTTCTCACTTTGGGCTTCAGGATGGGAGGCAACCCCACGCAAGTCTTATGGATTCTTCAGAATCGAGGTCCTTGGTGCCCTTGTATCGGTCCAGATGATTTGGCTTCTTGCTGGATTCTTAGTATACGAAGCTATCGCAAGACTTCACAACGGCGGTGGCGAAGTTCAGGGCTCTCTCATGTTTGGTATCTCTGCATTTGGTCTCATGGTGAACCTTGCAATGGCTTTTCTGTTAGGGCACAGCCACGGTGGTCACAGTCACGGTCATGGCCACGACCATGAAAATCAACacgatcaccaccaccacccacAACTATCTGAAGCCTTGCTCGAGGAAAATGGCACTAGGAGTGAGAAGAAGCGGAATCTAAACTTGGAAGGAGCTTATCTTCATGCTTTGGGAGATTTAATCCAGAGCGTGGGGGTGATGCTAGGAGGGGCAGTGATTTGGTACAAACCTGAGTGGAAGATCATTGATCTCATATGCACCCTTCTCTTTTCAGTGATTGTGTTGGGGACAACGTTAGGCATGTCTAGGAACATTCTAGATGTTTTAATGGAGTCAACCCCACAAGAGATAGACGCGGACAAGCTTGAAAAGGGAGTATGCGAGATGGAAGAAGTAGTGGACGTCCATGAGATGCACATTTGGTCCATCACTCCTGATAAAATTACACTGGTGTGTCATGTGAAGGTCAGACCAGAGGCGGATGGAGATATGGTTCTGGACAAGGTGATTGACTACATCAAGACCGAATACAACATCAGTCACGTCACCATTCAGATTGAACGCCAGTAA
- the LOC106418106 gene encoding probable zinc transporter 12: protein MYHTLNYKIGAVFSIFLAGVFGVCLPIFGLKSDSKFFLFVKAFAAGVILATGFVHILPDAIDSLTSPCIGENPPWGDFPVTELVAMAAAILTMLTESFASGYLNRSRLENEAKALPVSIGGDNEEQSDNTVSAPTHASIGHSHGFLLISQDDHVDPRKRILTQILELGIVVHSVIIGISLGVSPSVSAIKPLVAAITFHQLFEGFGLGSCISEAKFKASKTWVMVGFFSLTTPLGILIGICVSQNYDENSPVSLLVSGFLNAASAGILIYMALVDLASPLLLHHERQTTTFTIQLLSSVSFISGSALMSLLAIWA from the exons ATGTATCACACACTCAACTATAAGATCGGAGCTGTCTTCTCAATCTTTCTTGCCGGAGTATTTGGAGTCTGTTTACCTATCTTCGGCCTCAAGTCAGACAGCAAGTTTTTCTTGTTCGTCAAGGCATTTGCAGCCGGAGTAATCTTAGCCACCGGCTTCGTCCATATACTTCCCGATGCCATCGATAGCCTCACAAGTCCGTGTATTGGAGAAAATCCACCGTGGGGAGACTTTCCGGTGACGGAACTCGTAGCCATGGCCGCAGCGATTCTGACCATGTTGACTGAGTCCTTTGCTTCAGGATATTTGAACAGATCTCGGTTGGAGAATGAAGCTAAGGCCTTGCCGGTGAGTATCGGTGGAGATAACGAGGAACAGTCTGATAATACTGTCTCTGCTCCTACTCATGCATCAATTGGCCATTCTCATGGCTTTCTGCTCATTTCCCAAGATGATCACGTTGATCCGAGGAAAAGGATTTTAACTCag ATATTGGAATTGGGGATTGTGGTCCACTCGGTGATCATAGGAATATCTCTAGGAGTTTCTCCGAGTGTAAGCGCAATAAAGCCTCTCGTGGCTGCAATAACTTTTCATCAACTGTTTGAAGGTTTTGGCCTTGGTAGTTGCATCTCTGAG GCCAAGTTTAAAGCTTCAAAAACTTGGGTTATGGTCGGCTTCTTCTCGCTCACTACACCACTAGGGATATTAATCGGGATTTGTGTATCCCAAAATTATGACGAGAATAGCCCAGTATCGCTTCTAGTGTCCGGTTTCCTTAATGCCGCTTCCGCTGGCATTCTCATCTATATGGCTTTGGTCGACCTGGCGTCTCCTCTGCTCCTCCACCACGAACGTCAAACAACCACCTTTACGATACAACTACTTTCTAGCGTTTCATTTATTTCGGGTTCAGCTCTTATGTCCCTTCTAGCCATTTGGGCGTGA
- the LOC106417561 gene encoding uncharacterized protein LOC106417561: MANSYTLLQNLRAGRCSNTAEVRLLRFWEAKNVNKGGELISVDMLLIDENSTVVHGSIPASRQLRFKNRLSEGSVYTLSGFDVTRSSPKYRLSDAPVSVRFNAESDFEKLPATDRIIPTEHFRFRQYDQIIELANTGNQLPDVMGELCAIRSTITDRIPGAHRVMLTLRLERCRPPSIFRFWGLI; the protein is encoded by the exons ATGGCGAATTCGTACACGCTTCTACAGAACTTGAGAGCCGGCCGTTGCTCAAACACCGCGGAGGTCCGCCTGCTGAGGTTCTGGGAGGCCAAGAATGTCAACAAGGGCGGAGAGCTTATTAGCGTTGACATGTTGCTTATCGATGAGAAC TCTACGGTGGTCCACGGTTCAATCCCTGCGTCTCGCCAGCTTCGGTTCAAAAATCGTCTCAGCGAAGGCTCTGTCTACACTCTTAGCGGATTTGATGTCACGCGTAGCAGTCCCAAGTACCGGTTGTCTGATGCTCCTGTCTCTGTCCGTTTCAATGCTGAGTCTGATTTTGAGAAGCTACCAGCAACTGATAGGATCATACCGACCGAACACTTCCGTTTCCGACAGTACGACCAGATAATTGAGCTAGCAAACACTGGCAATCAGCTTCCTG ACGTAATGGGGGAGCTTTGTGCAATTAGGAGCACAATTACCGATCGTATCCCGGGGGCTCATCGCGTAATGCTAACCTTGCGACTTGAAAGGTGTCGACCACCCTCTATATTCCGTTTCTGGGGTTTAATTTGa
- the BNAC09G43030D gene encoding uncharacterized protein BNAC09G43030D isoform X2 — protein MSDGYYSSKKTDDICDDVCGQDGSRAGKAFSRVRCILRGLDFKTYIFFFTLVPLFVFGVYLHGQKLTYFLRPLWESPPKPFQTLPHYYHPNASMETLCTLHGWKHRESPRRVFDAVLFSNEVDMLTIRWKELYPYITQFVILESNSTFTGLPKPLVFAANRGEFEFVEPRLTYGNIGGRFKRGENPFVEEAYQRIALDQLIRLAGIEEDDLLIMSDVDEIPSAHTIDLLRWCDGYPPVLHLQLKNYLYSFEYFIDSKSWRASVHRYKRGKTRYAHFRQGDTLLADAGWHCSFCFRRISEFVFKMKAYSHTDRVRFSHYLNPERIQDVICRGTDLFDMFPEEYTFREIIAKLGPIPRSYSAVHLPGHLIEKAESYKYLLPGNCLRESG, from the exons ATGTCCGATGGATACTACAGTTCTAAGAAGACGGACGATATCTGCGATGATGTTTGCGGACAG GATGGTTCTAGAGCAGGGAAGGCCTTTTCAAGGGTTAGATGTATACTACGAGGACTCGATTTCAAGAcgtacatcttcttcttcaccctTGTCCCCTTATTCGTCTTTGGAGTCTATCTGCACGGGCAGAAGCTCACATACTTCTTGAGACCGCTCTGGGAATCACCACCTAAGCCATTTCAAACGCTTCCTCATTACTACCACCCAAACGCCTCCATGGAAACGCTCTGCACCCTCCACGGATGGAAACACCGCGAGTCTCCGAGACGAGTCTTCGACGCCGTCCTGTTCAGCAACGAAGTCGACATGCTCACCATCCGCTGGAAAGAGCTCTACCCTTACATCACCCAGTTCGTGATCCTCGAGTCCAACTCCACCTTCACCGGTTTGCCTAAACCGCTGGTTTTCGCCGCCAACCGAGGGGAGTTCGAGTTCGTGGAGCCGAGGCTGACGTACGGGAACATCGGAGGAAGGTTCAAGAGAGGCGAGAACCCTTTCGTGGAAGAAGCTTACCAGAGGATCGCGTTGGACCAGCTCATCAGGCTCGCGGGGATCGAGGAAGACGATCTTCTGATCATGTCTGATGTAGATGAGATCCCCAGCGCTCACACCATCGACCTCCTTAGGTGGTGCGATGGTTACCCGCCGGTTCTTCATCTCCAGCTTAAGAACTACTTGTACTCGTTTGAGTATTTCATCGACAGCAAAAGCTGGAGAGCTTCGGTTCATCGGTACAAGCGGGGGAAGACAAGATACGCTCATTTTCGTCAGGGCGACACGCTTTTGGCAGACGCTGGTTGGCATTGCAGTTTCTGTTTCAGGCGCATCAGCGAGTTTGTATTCAAGATGAAAGCGTACAGTCACACCGACCGTGTTAGATTCTCTCATTATCTGAATCCGGAGAGAATACAAGATGTGATATGCAGAGGAACTGATCTGTTCGACATGTTTCCTGAAGAGTATACCTTCAGGGAGATCATCGCGAAGCTAGGTCCGATCCCGCGGTCTTATTCAGCTGTTCATCTTCCAGGTCATTTGATCGAAAAGGCTGAGAGTTACAAGTACTTGTTACCTGGTAACTGCTTAAGGGAAAGTGGATGA
- the BNAC09G43030D gene encoding uncharacterized protein BNAC09G43030D isoform X1, giving the protein MSDGYYSSKKTDDICDDVCGQQDGSRAGKAFSRVRCILRGLDFKTYIFFFTLVPLFVFGVYLHGQKLTYFLRPLWESPPKPFQTLPHYYHPNASMETLCTLHGWKHRESPRRVFDAVLFSNEVDMLTIRWKELYPYITQFVILESNSTFTGLPKPLVFAANRGEFEFVEPRLTYGNIGGRFKRGENPFVEEAYQRIALDQLIRLAGIEEDDLLIMSDVDEIPSAHTIDLLRWCDGYPPVLHLQLKNYLYSFEYFIDSKSWRASVHRYKRGKTRYAHFRQGDTLLADAGWHCSFCFRRISEFVFKMKAYSHTDRVRFSHYLNPERIQDVICRGTDLFDMFPEEYTFREIIAKLGPIPRSYSAVHLPGHLIEKAESYKYLLPGNCLRESG; this is encoded by the exons ATGTCCGATGGATACTACAGTTCTAAGAAGACGGACGATATCTGCGATGATGTTTGCGGACAG cAGGATGGTTCTAGAGCAGGGAAGGCCTTTTCAAGGGTTAGATGTATACTACGAGGACTCGATTTCAAGAcgtacatcttcttcttcaccctTGTCCCCTTATTCGTCTTTGGAGTCTATCTGCACGGGCAGAAGCTCACATACTTCTTGAGACCGCTCTGGGAATCACCACCTAAGCCATTTCAAACGCTTCCTCATTACTACCACCCAAACGCCTCCATGGAAACGCTCTGCACCCTCCACGGATGGAAACACCGCGAGTCTCCGAGACGAGTCTTCGACGCCGTCCTGTTCAGCAACGAAGTCGACATGCTCACCATCCGCTGGAAAGAGCTCTACCCTTACATCACCCAGTTCGTGATCCTCGAGTCCAACTCCACCTTCACCGGTTTGCCTAAACCGCTGGTTTTCGCCGCCAACCGAGGGGAGTTCGAGTTCGTGGAGCCGAGGCTGACGTACGGGAACATCGGAGGAAGGTTCAAGAGAGGCGAGAACCCTTTCGTGGAAGAAGCTTACCAGAGGATCGCGTTGGACCAGCTCATCAGGCTCGCGGGGATCGAGGAAGACGATCTTCTGATCATGTCTGATGTAGATGAGATCCCCAGCGCTCACACCATCGACCTCCTTAGGTGGTGCGATGGTTACCCGCCGGTTCTTCATCTCCAGCTTAAGAACTACTTGTACTCGTTTGAGTATTTCATCGACAGCAAAAGCTGGAGAGCTTCGGTTCATCGGTACAAGCGGGGGAAGACAAGATACGCTCATTTTCGTCAGGGCGACACGCTTTTGGCAGACGCTGGTTGGCATTGCAGTTTCTGTTTCAGGCGCATCAGCGAGTTTGTATTCAAGATGAAAGCGTACAGTCACACCGACCGTGTTAGATTCTCTCATTATCTGAATCCGGAGAGAATACAAGATGTGATATGCAGAGGAACTGATCTGTTCGACATGTTTCCTGAAGAGTATACCTTCAGGGAGATCATCGCGAAGCTAGGTCCGATCCCGCGGTCTTATTCAGCTGTTCATCTTCCAGGTCATTTGATCGAAAAGGCTGAGAGTTACAAGTACTTGTTACCTGGTAACTGCTTAAGGGAAAGTGGATGA
- the LOC106417924 gene encoding metal tolerance protein A2 isoform X1, producing MREYCREQNIKYFYDITDRRDFKANPDYKGVCHVALAQKGHCRPWEMEVQRQLDYEESHHDHVVQISSVEASLVKAAKKTCGETPCLFFDANSLSREAGDRKAAMKKLLVAVALCSLFIVVEVIGGIKANSLAILTDAAHLFVDVTAFGISLFSLWASGWEATPRKSYGFFRIEVLGALVSVQMIWLLAGFLVYEAIARLHNGGGEVQGSLMFGISAFGLMVNLAMAFLLGHSHGGHSHGHGHDHENQHDHHHHPQLSEALLEENGTRSEKKRNLNLEGAYLHALGDLIQSVGVMLGGAVIWYKPEWKIIDLICTLLFSVIVLGTTLGMSRNILDVLMESTPQEIDADKLEKGVCEMEEVVDVHEMHIWSITPDKITLVCHVKVRPEADGDMVLDKVIDYIKTEYNISHVTIQIERQ from the exons ATGAGGGAGTACTGCAGGGAACAGAACATCAAATATTTCTATGATATCACAGACCGCAGAGATTTCAAA GCTAATCCGGACTACAAAGGTGTTTGCCATGTTGCGCTTGCACAAAAAGGTCATTGCAGGCCATGGGAG ATGGAAGTTCAAAGGCAACTTGACTATGAGGAAAGCCATCACGACCACGTGGTTCAGATTTCATCAGTCGAGGCAAGCTTGGTGAAGGCAGCCAAGAAGACATGTGGAGAAACACCTTGCTTGTTCTTTGATGCCAATTCATTATCAAGGGAGGCTGGGGACCGTAAAGCAGCGATGAAAAAACTGTTGGTGGCGGTTGCGCTATGTAGTCTCTTTATCGTCGTTGAAGTGATCGGAGGCATTAAGGCCAACAGCCTAGCTATTCTCACTGATGCTGCTCATCTTTTCGTGGATGTAACAGCTTTTGGAATTTCCTTGTTCTCACTTTGGGCTTCAGGATGGGAGGCAACCCCACGCAAGTCTTATGGATTCTTCAGAATCGAGGTCCTTGGTGCCCTTGTATCGGTCCAGATGATTTGGCTTCTTGCTGGATTCTTAGTATACGAAGCTATCGCAAGACTTCACAACGGCGGTGGCGAAGTTCAGGGCTCTCTCATGTTTGGTATCTCTGCATTTGGTCTCATGGTGAACCTTGCAATGGCTTTTCTGTTAGGGCACAGCCACGGTGGTCACAGTCACGGTCATGGCCACGACCATGAAAATCAACacgatcaccaccaccacccacAACTATCTGAAGCCTTGCTCGAGGAAAATGGCACTAGGAGTGAGAAGAAGCGGAATCTAAACTTGGAAGGAGCTTATCTTCATGCTTTGGGAGATTTAATCCAGAGCGTGGGGGTGATGCTAGGAGGGGCAGTGATTTGGTACAAACCTGAGTGGAAGATCATTGATCTCATATGCACCCTTCTCTTTTCAGTGATTGTGTTGGGGACAACGTTAGGCATGTCTAGGAACATTCTAGATGTTTTAATGGAGTCAACCCCACAAGAGATAGACGCGGACAAGCTTGAAAAGGGAGTATGCGAGATGGAAGAAGTAGTGGACGTCCATGAGATGCACATTTGGTCCATCACTCCTGATAAAATTACACTGGTGTGTCATGTGAAGGTCAGACCAGAGGCGGATGGAGATATGGTTCTGGACAAGGTGATTGACTACATCAAGACCGAATACAACATCAGTCACGTCACCATTCAGATTGAACGCCAGTAA